In a genomic window of Lepisosteus oculatus isolate fLepOcu1 chromosome 3, fLepOcu1.hap2, whole genome shotgun sequence:
- the fam169ab gene encoding soluble lamin-associated protein of 75 kDa isoform X2, translated as MEFPVDALATFSHEDLGRSAEDYMSNLLYSNPDSPEYFALPNQRQIPLSLSTVGIVPLYGADVKHKVLALFAPEDQFTAVALYLMHQWWAVEDILKTANPSRNGLLEVKSLGERIVLYVLNRIIYRAHEMSKNEAPFLCHSENSFAKILWKDREAIGFYSVKPEGSLCSSYLTQRYQLPVLDSIFVRKRHRGKGYGLQILEDFVDCFNEESLGLKYPLSSAMCRVCEQYLNKYPEDQDLLWEVEGIGGLFQRSPVTSRIQVLALKKNFQSQMEFQTSAENETLVLEENEEAEPTLNSEKEEEEKLTKNSNVTEAVEEGIEDTPVSTRTRSNQYRRKRLREEVEEEEDALEKVNRVETEEALVEATAGDEGAEKEPELQETEPPAEKAEEAQGTEEQGQTEEGTEEEQTLERELFKTSDMEPVNGEVTDDLTQTSSVAEEGTTSELSDGPPHVQSDSPEEEAAATQETVNLEQPTQKDTEEKDDMDESSATATEDTTEEEAVSLEEQIETTTEKETPQKQDLAVPEVPLESEAEPNEEVPPEKSRSAEKDAQAGDAAPEEEREPSEKPSLSEEDNQQVEADEEDPSAPMDLSHDTLLVVGLKDVSFQSPEGEQDKSHLAEPGEKEEEQEEEKEKETAPTAKEEVAERSSDDVDSEPPVVDRRVLRRKAKTARGPAKKRSKT; from the exons ATGGAATTCCCTGTGGATGCCCTGGCTACCTTCAGTCATGAAGACCTTGGGCGCTCAGCAGAAGATTATATGTCTAACCTTCTCTACAGCAACCCCGACAGCCCTGAGTACTTCGCCCTGCCCAACCAGAGACAG ATTCCTCTGAGTCTTTCGACTGTGGGCATCGTTCCGCTGTATGGAGCTGATGTAAAACACAAAGTCCTGGCCCTGTTTGCACCAGAGGATCAATTCACAG CTGTAGCACTGTACCTAATGCATCAGTGGTGGGCTGTGGAGGACATACTCAAAACTGCAAATCCTTCCCGAAATGGACTCCTGGAG gtGAAATCCCTTGGGGAGAGGATAGTTCTGTATGTCCTCAATCGCATAATTTACAGAGCCCATGAAATGAGCAAAAATGAAGCCCCTTTTCTTTGCCACAGTGAAAACAGTTTTGCCAAAATTCTTTGGAAAGATAGAGAGGCCATTGGATTTTATTCAGTGAAACCAGAAG GCAGTTTGTGCAGCAGTTACTTAACTCAGCGGTACCAGCTTCCTGTCCTCGACTCAATATTTGTCAGGAAGAGGCATCGTGGAAAAGGATACGGACTCCAGATACTTGAAGACTTTGTTGACTGCTTTAATGAGGAGTCACTGGGTTTGAAATACCCCCTCTCGTCTGCTATGTGTAGAG TGTGTGAGCAGTATCTCAATAAGTACCCTGAAGACCAAGACTTGCTGTGGGAGGTTGAGGGTATTGGAGGGCTGTTCCAGAGGTCCCCTGTCACCAGCAGAATACAGGTCCTGGCTTTGAAGA AGAATTTCCAATCTCAGATGGAGTTTCAGACATCAGCAGAGAATGAAACGctagttttggaagaaaacgaAGAAGCAGAGCCCACTCTAAATTCAGAAAAG gaagaagaagaaaaactaacaaaaaacaGTAATGTAACAGAAGCTGTTGAAGAAG GCATTGAAGACACGCCTGTGTCGACGCGTACCAGAAGCAATCAGTACAGACGCAAGAGACTGAGGGAAGAggtggaggaagaggaagacgcTCTAGAAAAGGTTAACAG GGTGGAGACAGAGGAAGCTCTTGTTGAAGCAACAGCAGGAGATGAGGGAGCTGAAAAAGAGCCTGAGCTACAGGAGACTGAGCCTCCTGCTGAGAAGGCGGAGGAGGCCCAGGGGACTGAAGAGCAAGGCCAGACTGAGGAAGGCACAGAAGAGGAGCAGACACTG GAAAGAGAGCTATTCAAGACGTCTGACATGGAGCCGGTGAACGGCGAAGTGACAGATGATTTGACGCAGACGTCCTCGGTGGCTGAAGAGGGAACGACCAGCGAGCTGTCGGATGGCCCGCCCCATGTGCAGTCCGACAGTCCGGAGGAGGAGGCTGCAGCCACACAGGAGACTGTGAACCTGGAGCAGCCGACCCAGAAGGATACAGAGGAAAAG GATGATATGGACGAAAGTTCTGCAACAGCTACCGAAGACACCACTGAGGAAGAAGCCGTTTCGTTGGAAGAACAGATTGAAACGACCACAGAGAAGGAGACTCCCCAAAAGCAAGACCTGGCTGTCCCTGAAGTGCCCCTTGAGTCTGAGGCCGAGCCGAACGAGGAAGTGCCCCCAGAGAAATCCAGAAGTGCTGAAAAAGATGCCCAAGCTGGTGATGCTGCTCCAGAAGAAGAGAGAGAACCTTCTGAGAAACCCAGCCTGTCAGAAGAGGATAACCAGCAGGTCGAGGCAGATGAAGAGGATCCTTCAGCTCCTATGGATctcagtcatgacactttgctGGTCGTGGGCCTAAAAGATGTGTCTTTCCAATCACCAGAGGGGGAGCAAGATAAGAGTCATCTTGCAGAGCCAGGTGAgaaagaggaggagcaggaggaagagaaggaaaaGGAAACTGCCCCAACAGCAAAGGAGGAAGTGGCCGAGAGGAGTTCTGATGATGTGGATAGTGAGCCCCCTGTCGTGGACAGGAGGGTATTGAGGAGGAAGGCTAAAACGGCAAGGGGACCAGCTAAAAAACGGAGTAAGACTTAA
- the fam169ab gene encoding soluble lamin-associated protein of 75 kDa isoform X1, with the protein MEFPVDALATFSHEDLGRSAEDYMSNLLYSNPDSPEYFALPNQRQIPLSLSTVGIVPLYGADVKHKVLALFAPEDQFTAVALYLMHQWWAVEDILKTANPSRNGLLEVKSLGERIVLYVLNRIIYRAHEMSKNEAPFLCHSENSFAKILWKDREAIGFYSVKPEGSLCSSYLTQRYQLPVLDSIFVRKRHRGKGYGLQILEDFVDCFNEESLGLKYPLSSAMCRVCEQYLNKYPEDQDLLWEVEGIGGLFQRSPVTSRIQVLALKKNFQSQMEFQTSAENETLVLEENEEAEPTLNSEKVAEEEEKLTKNSNVTEAVEEGIEDTPVSTRTRSNQYRRKRLREEVEEEEDALEKVNRVETEEALVEATAGDEGAEKEPELQETEPPAEKAEEAQGTEEQGQTEEGTEEEQTLERELFKTSDMEPVNGEVTDDLTQTSSVAEEGTTSELSDGPPHVQSDSPEEEAAATQETVNLEQPTQKDTEEKDDMDESSATATEDTTEEEAVSLEEQIETTTEKETPQKQDLAVPEVPLESEAEPNEEVPPEKSRSAEKDAQAGDAAPEEEREPSEKPSLSEEDNQQVEADEEDPSAPMDLSHDTLLVVGLKDVSFQSPEGEQDKSHLAEPGEKEEEQEEEKEKETAPTAKEEVAERSSDDVDSEPPVVDRRVLRRKAKTARGPAKKRSKT; encoded by the exons ATGGAATTCCCTGTGGATGCCCTGGCTACCTTCAGTCATGAAGACCTTGGGCGCTCAGCAGAAGATTATATGTCTAACCTTCTCTACAGCAACCCCGACAGCCCTGAGTACTTCGCCCTGCCCAACCAGAGACAG ATTCCTCTGAGTCTTTCGACTGTGGGCATCGTTCCGCTGTATGGAGCTGATGTAAAACACAAAGTCCTGGCCCTGTTTGCACCAGAGGATCAATTCACAG CTGTAGCACTGTACCTAATGCATCAGTGGTGGGCTGTGGAGGACATACTCAAAACTGCAAATCCTTCCCGAAATGGACTCCTGGAG gtGAAATCCCTTGGGGAGAGGATAGTTCTGTATGTCCTCAATCGCATAATTTACAGAGCCCATGAAATGAGCAAAAATGAAGCCCCTTTTCTTTGCCACAGTGAAAACAGTTTTGCCAAAATTCTTTGGAAAGATAGAGAGGCCATTGGATTTTATTCAGTGAAACCAGAAG GCAGTTTGTGCAGCAGTTACTTAACTCAGCGGTACCAGCTTCCTGTCCTCGACTCAATATTTGTCAGGAAGAGGCATCGTGGAAAAGGATACGGACTCCAGATACTTGAAGACTTTGTTGACTGCTTTAATGAGGAGTCACTGGGTTTGAAATACCCCCTCTCGTCTGCTATGTGTAGAG TGTGTGAGCAGTATCTCAATAAGTACCCTGAAGACCAAGACTTGCTGTGGGAGGTTGAGGGTATTGGAGGGCTGTTCCAGAGGTCCCCTGTCACCAGCAGAATACAGGTCCTGGCTTTGAAGA AGAATTTCCAATCTCAGATGGAGTTTCAGACATCAGCAGAGAATGAAACGctagttttggaagaaaacgaAGAAGCAGAGCCCACTCTAAATTCAGAAAAGGTTGCT gaagaagaagaaaaactaacaaaaaacaGTAATGTAACAGAAGCTGTTGAAGAAG GCATTGAAGACACGCCTGTGTCGACGCGTACCAGAAGCAATCAGTACAGACGCAAGAGACTGAGGGAAGAggtggaggaagaggaagacgcTCTAGAAAAGGTTAACAG GGTGGAGACAGAGGAAGCTCTTGTTGAAGCAACAGCAGGAGATGAGGGAGCTGAAAAAGAGCCTGAGCTACAGGAGACTGAGCCTCCTGCTGAGAAGGCGGAGGAGGCCCAGGGGACTGAAGAGCAAGGCCAGACTGAGGAAGGCACAGAAGAGGAGCAGACACTG GAAAGAGAGCTATTCAAGACGTCTGACATGGAGCCGGTGAACGGCGAAGTGACAGATGATTTGACGCAGACGTCCTCGGTGGCTGAAGAGGGAACGACCAGCGAGCTGTCGGATGGCCCGCCCCATGTGCAGTCCGACAGTCCGGAGGAGGAGGCTGCAGCCACACAGGAGACTGTGAACCTGGAGCAGCCGACCCAGAAGGATACAGAGGAAAAG GATGATATGGACGAAAGTTCTGCAACAGCTACCGAAGACACCACTGAGGAAGAAGCCGTTTCGTTGGAAGAACAGATTGAAACGACCACAGAGAAGGAGACTCCCCAAAAGCAAGACCTGGCTGTCCCTGAAGTGCCCCTTGAGTCTGAGGCCGAGCCGAACGAGGAAGTGCCCCCAGAGAAATCCAGAAGTGCTGAAAAAGATGCCCAAGCTGGTGATGCTGCTCCAGAAGAAGAGAGAGAACCTTCTGAGAAACCCAGCCTGTCAGAAGAGGATAACCAGCAGGTCGAGGCAGATGAAGAGGATCCTTCAGCTCCTATGGATctcagtcatgacactttgctGGTCGTGGGCCTAAAAGATGTGTCTTTCCAATCACCAGAGGGGGAGCAAGATAAGAGTCATCTTGCAGAGCCAGGTGAgaaagaggaggagcaggaggaagagaaggaaaaGGAAACTGCCCCAACAGCAAAGGAGGAAGTGGCCGAGAGGAGTTCTGATGATGTGGATAGTGAGCCCCCTGTCGTGGACAGGAGGGTATTGAGGAGGAAGGCTAAAACGGCAAGGGGACCAGCTAAAAAACGGAGTAAGACTTAA
- the nsa2 gene encoding ribosome biogenesis protein NSA2 homolog, producing MPQNEHIELHRKRHGYRLDYHEKKRKKEGREAHERSQKARKMIGLKAKLYHKQRHAEKIQMKKTIKMHEQRQTKQKNDDKTPTGAVPAYLLDREGQSRAKVLSNMIKQKRKEKAGKWEVPLPKVRAQGETEVLKVIRTGKRQKKAWKRMVTKVCFVGDGFTRKPPKYERFIRPMGLRFKKAHVTHPELKATFCLPILGVKKNPSSPLYTSLGVITKGTVIEVNVSELGLVTQGGKVIWGKYAQVTNNPENDGCINAVLLV from the exons ATG CCTCAGAACGAACACATTGAATTGCACCGCAAGCGGCACGGCTACCGCCTGGACTACCAtgagaagaagaggaagaaggaGGGCCGGGAGGCCCACGAGCGGTCACAGAAGGCCAGGAAGATGATCGGCCTGAAGGCCAAACTTTACCACAAGCAGAGACACGCTGAAAAGATCCAGATGAAAAAGAC CATCAAAATGCATGAGCAGAGACAGACGAAGCAGAAGAACGACGACAAGACGCCAACAGGAGCGGTACCTGCTTACCTGCTGGATCGCGAAGGGCAATCCCGTGCCAAAGTTCTCTCCAACATGATCAAACAGAAGAGGAAGGAAAAGGCT GGTAAATGGGAAGTTCCACTACCCAAAGTACGAGCTCAGGGTGAGACGGAGGTGCTCAAGGTCATTCGCACAGGAAAGAGGCAAAAGAAAGCATGGAAGAGAATGGTCACCAAAGTGTGCTTCGTTGGAGATGGATTCACTCGTAAGCCACCCAAATACGAGAGATTCATCAGACCCATG GGTTTACGTTTCAAGAAAGCACACGTAACGCATCCGGAGCTAAAAGCCACTTTTTGCCTTCCAATCCTTGGTGTGAAAAAGAACCCCTCGTCCCCCTTGTACACCTCTCTGGGAGTGATCACCAAGGGCACAGTAATTGAGGTCAACGTCAGCGAGCTTGGCCTGGTCACACAGGGGGGCAAAGTCATCTGGG gTAAATATGCCCAAGTAACAAACAACCCAGAAAATGATGGATGCATTAATGCAGTTTTGCTTGTgtaa